Proteins encoded within one genomic window of Christensenellaceae bacterium:
- a CDS encoding histidine phosphatase family protein: MNKLILVRHGQTAWNVLGKKQGQSDIELNAVGEEQAKELGIKLQNAKFDLVYTSPLKRTKRTAEIILQYNGFGGCVTEDVRIIERDFGEFEGLTDGEFDFGAFYDINALQKFERAESAFEVEDRVFEFLDELKLNQHNKIILIVGHGAANCAVCAYFWGRPKSGKYIDYMQDNAGILEFEL; encoded by the coding sequence TGCATGGAATGTGCTCGGTAAAAAGCAGGGGCAATCGGATATAGAATTGAATGCAGTAGGTGAAGAACAGGCAAAGGAACTTGGTATAAAGCTTCAAAACGCAAAATTTGATTTAGTTTATACAAGTCCTCTTAAGCGTACCAAGCGAACTGCGGAAATAATTTTGCAGTATAACGGTTTTGGAGGATGCGTGACGGAAGATGTACGTATTATTGAGCGGGACTTTGGTGAATTTGAGGGGCTTACGGATGGAGAATTTGACTTTGGTGCCTTTTATGATATAAACGCACTGCAAAAATTTGAGCGAGCGGAAAGTGCTTTTGAGGTTGAGGACAGAGTTTTTGAATTTTTGGATGAACTGAAGCTAAATCAACACAATAAAATCATCTTAATTGTAGGGCATGGTGCTGCAAACTGTGCTGTATGTGCTTACTTTTGGGGCAGACCCAAAAGCGGCAAATATATTGATTATATGCAGGATAACGCCGGCATACTTGAATTTGAATTGTGA